In the genome of Acidobacteriota bacterium, the window CGGCCGACGGCGACTGCCGGACGCTCGACGGCGACGGGCAGGATCTCGTCGCGCTCGTGAGCGGCGGCCTGGACGGCGCGTCCGTCCCCGTCTGCGTCGCCGCGCGCTACCGCGGCGTCCCCCTCGAGGCCTGCGCGCAGGCGACCGTGCGCAACAAGGGGAACCGGAAGTGAGGGGCGCCGCGCTCCGGACGCTCGTCGCGGCTCTGGCCCTCGCTGTCGCGCCGTCTCCGGCGCGCGCCGATCTCCGCCGGGAGGTCGAGCCCAACGACACGGCGGCGAGCGCTCAGCCGATCGTCAGCCCGATGACGATCGGCGGCGTCATCGGCGCGCCCGGAGACGTCGACCTCTTCGCCGTCGCCCTCGCCGCGGGTCAGACGATCCAGGCCGACGTCCTCGCGCGCGGATTCCGGGCCGGCCCCCAGCCCGGATCGTCGCTCAGCGCCATCGTCGAGGTCCTCGCCCCCGACGGCGTCACGGTCGTGGCCCAGGCGGCCTCCCAGGGATCGTTCGACGATCCCGTCGTCTCGTTCCAGGCGGCGGACGCGGGGAAGTACTTCGTCCGGATTCGGCACGCGACGAGCACCGCGGGGGGCGCCGCCTTCACCTACCTTCTTTCTCTCGAGAGCGAGCCGAACGGCACATTCGACACGGCGACCCCCATCACCCCTCCCGTCGCCGTCTCGCTCGACGCGCTGATCTTCCCGGCGGGGGACGAAGACGACTACCGAGTGCAGGCCCAGGCCGGGCAGGTGCTCACCGTCGACATCGACTCCGCGGTCTTCGACCCTCTGCAGCCTCCCGCGAAGCTCGCCGTCACCGTCTACGATCCCAACCGCTTGGCGATCGCCCAGGACGCCTACACGACCGCCGATCCCTCGGACCCGTTCATCCAGGTGACGATACCCACGACCGGCCTCTACACGATTCGCGTGAGGGAGGTGAGGCGGTACGCGGGATCGGCGAACGCCTTCTACCAGATGTCCGTGGACCTCGGCCCATCGCCGGACAACGGGAGCTTCGCGGGCGGATCGCCGATCGCGATCCCGCGCGCGGTCAGCGGCGTCGTCGCACCGGGATCGGATGTCGATCACTTCCGCTTCACCCTGCCGGCTTCCGCGATGGTCCAGTCCGATCTCGACGCGCGCGCGGGGCTCCTCTCGCTGCTCGCGGGGACGGTCTCGTTCAACTCCCCGTCGGGGACGATCGCGCAGGACGCGTCGTCCCCCGATCCGCTTCTGGCGGTCGCGGCGCCGGCCGGGAGCTACTCGGTCGCGGTCTCGGGGGGATGCACGGGCGGCGGGTGCCTCGCCGAGGACGCCTACTACCTTCTCCACATCGACGCCGACGCGGATGGCGACGGCCTCTTTCTTCCCGCGGACAACTGCCCTCTCGTCGCCAACGCCTCGCAGGCCGACTCCGACCGGGACGGGGTGGGTGACGCCTGCGACAACTGCCCGGCGCTCTTCAACCCCGACCAGAGGGACACGAACGGCGACGGCGTCGGCGACGCGTGCTCGGCGTGCCCCGCCGGCTTCGAGGTCGCGCTCGACCTCGTCTTCACCGACGACCACACTCTTCACTGGTCGGCGACGCCGGGAATCGGCGCATACGACCTCTACCGCGGGACGCACCCGTCTGGCGGGTGGAGCTTTAATCAGACGTGTCTCTTCGCGGGGGACACATCGCCCGCCGCCACCGACGCGGCCTCGCCGTCCGGCCTCTTCTACTACCTGGTGACGGGGAAGGGGGCGTGCGGCGAAGGGTCGCCCGGATCGACCTCGTCGGGATCACCGCGGCCGAACACGTCCCCGTGTCCGCCGTGATGTCGGTGGACGTTGCTTTGGTTCGACGTTGCTTTCCAGATTAGACGCCCAGTGGAGCCTGGCCTAGACTGTGTCCAGCCCAAGGAGGCGATCAGCGTGAAGCTCCAACTGACCGCGGTATTCAGAAAAGTCCCCGACGGGTATGTCGGTTTCGTGGAAGAACTGCCCGGCGCGAACACTCAGGCCCCAACTCTTCAGGAAGCTCGGACCAATCTTCAGGAGGCCGTGATGCTGGTCCTCGAAGCGAATCGCGCTCTCTCCGAGGAAGATCTCCGAGATCAGGAAGTCATCCGCGAGCCGCTGCTCATCCCCGCGGCGTGAAGCGCATCGACTTGCTTCGGCATCTGGAATCACAGGGCTGCCAGCTTCTCCGTGAAGGCGGCAGCCATTCGGTGTACGTCAACCGCGCGGCGCGAAAGTCATCCACGGTTCCACGGCACCGTGAGATCAACGACTTCCTCGCGCGAAAGATCTGCCGGGACCTTCAGATTCGTGAGCCATGAGATGGGCACCGATGACCCGATCACGCGACGACGCTTCGCGCGCGACGCGTTCCTTCTTGGCGCCCTCGCGGCGGCGGGCGTGAGACCGCTCACCGGCGGGGAGCAGGAAGATGCGATGGACGAAGCCCTCGAGATCCTCGCCTCGACCGGCCCAGAGTACGGCGGCGGGCTCGCGAACCACGGCCCCATGGCGGCCGAGGCGCTGACGGCCCTCGGGCGGCCCGCCGCGGTGAAGCCGTGGCTCGAGGGGTACCGTCGCCGCCTCGACGTCCACCCCGACGCCCGCAACCCGGTCGCCGCCGACGCGTGGCGGGAGACGCTCGGCGTGTACAACCGCGTCGGCGACTTCATCGCCCTCTTCGATCGCGAGCTGGCGGAGCGGCCGTGGCCCGCCGTCCTCGACACGTGGTCGGCGCGACTGGCCCCGGGGATCGTCGGCGCCGCGATGCACGGCGTCATCCGCACCGGGCACGCGGCGCGGAGCCTCGCCGCGAAGGAGACCCCCGCACGCCGCCACGAGCTCGCGGAGGGGCTCGGCTACTGGGCGGCCCGGTACCAGTCGCTTCCGGAATCGGAAGGGAAGCCCGCGGCCGGCCTCCTTCCATCGCAGGCGATCCGCAGCGTCCCCCTCGTTCCAGCCGATCAGCGGCCGCGGCGCTTCCTCATCTCCGACGCGCTCAAGCCGCTCGCGGCGTCGCCGGCATTTGCCTCCGTCATCCACCTCGT includes:
- a CDS encoding DUF4243 domain-containing protein, which gives rise to MGTDDPITRRRFARDAFLLGALAAAGVRPLTGGEQEDAMDEALEILASTGPEYGGGLANHGPMAAEALTALGRPAAVKPWLEGYRRRLDVHPDARNPVAADAWRETLGVYNRVGDFIALFDRELAERPWPAVLDTWSARLAPGIVGAAMHGVIRTGHAARSLAAKETPARRHELAEGLGYWAARYQSLPESEGKPAAGLLPSQAIRSVPLVPADQRPRRFLISDALKPLAASPAFASVIHLVDDSIEPSRFLSDLTSTFARIFVEEAQPGLVITLIHTVTGPSAVRLLVPHVAPATSRLLARYVWQAAAGVYAALGKPPASP
- a CDS encoding pre-peptidase C-terminal domain-containing protein, whose translation is MRGAALRTLVAALALAVAPSPARADLRREVEPNDTAASAQPIVSPMTIGGVIGAPGDVDLFAVALAAGQTIQADVLARGFRAGPQPGSSLSAIVEVLAPDGVTVVAQAASQGSFDDPVVSFQAADAGKYFVRIRHATSTAGGAAFTYLLSLESEPNGTFDTATPITPPVAVSLDALIFPAGDEDDYRVQAQAGQVLTVDIDSAVFDPLQPPAKLAVTVYDPNRLAIAQDAYTTADPSDPFIQVTIPTTGLYTIRVREVRRYAGSANAFYQMSVDLGPSPDNGSFAGGSPIAIPRAVSGVVAPGSDVDHFRFTLPASAMVQSDLDARAGLLSLLAGTVSFNSPSGTIAQDASSPDPLLAVAAPAGSYSVAVSGGCTGGGCLAEDAYYLLHIDADADGDGLFLPADNCPLVANASQADSDRDGVGDACDNCPALFNPDQRDTNGDGVGDACSACPAGFEVALDLVFTDDHTLHWSATPGIGAYDLYRGTHPSGGWSFNQTCLFAGDTSPAATDAASPSGLFYYLVTGKGACGEGSPGSTSSGSPRPNTSPCPP
- a CDS encoding type II toxin-antitoxin system HicB family antitoxin gives rise to the protein MKLQLTAVFRKVPDGYVGFVEELPGANTQAPTLQEARTNLQEAVMLVLEANRALSEEDLRDQEVIREPLLIPAA
- a CDS encoding type II toxin-antitoxin system HicA family toxin, with product MKRIDLLRHLESQGCQLLREGGSHSVYVNRAARKSSTVPRHREINDFLARKICRDLQIREP